A genomic window from Colletotrichum destructivum chromosome 7, complete sequence includes:
- a CDS encoding Putative molybdate-anion transporter, MFS transporter superfamily → MTDKRVLAIGLASTMFEGSMYLFVVLWSPVLVSASSSPETLPYGIIFASFMASTLLASLLYPRLLTLVSTPSRLLLSVLLAANVVFFALGTGAPRAEQITFWLFCLFEACVGLYFPSMGYLKGKVVDDGVRAQVYGVLRIPLNVFVVVSLMFSSDGQAAKVFLVCGMLLQASCGALWLMGGQDA, encoded by the coding sequence TTCTCGCAATTGGCCTCGCCTCGACAATGTTCGAGGGCTCTATGTACCTCTTCGTGGTGCTCTGGTCCCCGGTTCTCGTatccgcctcctcctcccctgaGACCCTCCCTTACGGCATCATATTCGCCTCATTCATGGCCTCGACCCTCCTCGCCTCTCTCTTGTATCCGCGTCTCCTCACCCTCGTCTCCACGCCCTCCCGTTTGCTGCTCTCGGTCCTTCTCGCCGCCAACGTTGTCTTCTTTGCTCTTGGTACTGGTGCCCCGCGCGCGGAGCAGATTACCTTCTGGCTTTTCTGCCTCTTCGAGGCCTGCGTCGGTCTGTACTTTCCATCGATGGGCTATCTCAAGGGAAAGGTTGTAGACGACGGCGTCAGGGCGCAGGTGTACGGCGTGTTGAGGATCCCGCTCAATGTCTTTGTGGTGGTGAGCCTGATGTTCAGCAGTGACGGGCAGGCGGCCAAGGTGTTTCTCGTTTGCGGCATGTTGCTGCAGGCTAGCTGTGGCGCGTTGTGGCTCATGGGCGGGCAGGATGCGTAG